The following coding sequences are from one Triticum dicoccoides isolate Atlit2015 ecotype Zavitan chromosome 4A, WEW_v2.0, whole genome shotgun sequence window:
- the LOC119284385 gene encoding receptor-like protein kinase HAIKU2 produces MPGSRWFKRSSRPAAPPPPIECNDQGIVDSLTENNQRSMWASRRIGEGEQLYVVHVQGAAGIGLPTTLLVKKFQNANPALLVDDNVKNRCKSEMILLASICHDNIINVLHFIQREDAIMLVYEYPVNGGLDYWLHRREGGEQPLSWPQRIAIAVGVAQGLCHLHHGCNRPVVHHNINSNNILLDQEQNVKISSFGAAQMSIAGLNQPLPIADIPVGNFGYAAPEYGVAASQLTEKVDIYSFGVLLLELVTGKLANGADGLLAIWAQDNCNELMANHLKMFNTGVDKGIPHQARYMEEMAAVFRLGVDCTVGDPKQRPSMQMALKRLRRSRGRGPFHGLLNLYTPASVVKGKVAYEISSADELTLTELCSVKASGCPKTKGRVYQWQEAQQSVANLQHECKAPNILPSELSMLTTDPDWPWSHFRPDLMEVVYLWVRGLKFQQIREISQVIRAIRRLGEILQQLISASQLISETQLEGKFDEAFNKIKS; encoded by the exons ATGCCCGGATCACGGTGGTTCAAGCGCAGCAGCCGTCCTGCGGCACCGCCGCCGCCTATCGAGTGCAACGATCAAGGCATAGTCGACAGCCTTACTGAAAATAATCAGAGAAGCATGTGGGCTAGCAGAAGGATTGGGGAGGGCGAACAACTGTACGTAGTCCACGTGCAGGGAGCCGCTGGCATTGGTCTCCCGACTACGCTGCTGGTCAAGAAGTTCCAGAATGCAAACCCAGCACTCCTAGTGGATGACAATGTCAAGAACCGCTGCAAGTCGGAAATGATCCTGTTAGCCAGCATCTGTCATGACAACATCATCAATGTCCTGCACTTCATCCAGAGGGAAGACGCGATCATGCTCGTCTACGAGTACCCGGTGAATGGCGGCCTTGACTACTGGCTGCACCGGCGGGAGGGGGGCGAGCAGCCACTGAGCTGGCCACAGAGGATTGCCATCGCCGTCGGCGTGGCCCAAGGGCTCTGCCACTTGCACCACGGATGCAACAGACCTGTTGTCCACCACAACATCAACTCTAACAACATCTTGCTTGATCAAGAGCAGAATGTGAAGATCTCCAGTTTTGGTGCTGCGCAGATGAGCATTGCCGGGCTCAACCAACCATTGCCGATCGCGGATATTCCAGTTGGTAACTTTGGGTATGCAGCCCCAG AGTATGGCGTCGCGGCAAGCCAGCTGACAGAGAAGGTAGACATTTACAGCTTcggcgtgctgctgctggagctagtCACAGGGAAGTTGGCCAATGGAGCAGATGGTCTATTGGCAATTTGGGCTCAGGACAACTGCAATGAATTGATGGCAAACCATCTGAAAATGTTCAACACTGGCGTGGACAAGGGCATCCCTCATCAAGCGCGGTACATGGAGGAGATGGCGGCCGTGTTCAGGCTGGGTGTGGATTGTACCGTTGGGGATCCAAAGCAAAGGCCGTCCATGCAGATGGCTCTCAAACGACTCCGCCGCAGCCGTGGACGTGGCCCATTCCATGGCCTCCTAAACCTCTA TACCCCGGCCTCTGTTGTGAAGGGCAAAGTGGCATATGAGATCAGCTCAGCAGATGAACTGACATTGACAGAGCTGTGTTCAGTG AAAGCTTCAGGATGCCCCAAAACTAAGGGAAGAGTCTACCAGTGGCAAGAGGCACAACAGAGTGTTGCAAACCTCCAGCATGAATGCAAGGCACCTAATATACTGCCGTCTGAGTTGTCAATGCTGACAACAGATCCAGATTGGCCGTGGAGTCACTTCCGGCCTGATCTAATGGAAGTTGTGTATTTGTGGGTCAGAGGGCTCAAGTTCCAGCAAATCAGGGAGATATCTCAAGTGATCAGGGCCATCAGGAGACTTGGGGAGATCCTGCAGCAGCTGATCTCTGCATCCCAGTTGATCAGCGAAACCCAACTAGAAGGCAAATTTGACGAAGCGTTTAATAAGATCAAGAGTTGA